The genome window CGTGAATAAAAATGAAACCAACAAATTTACCCTGAAGATCCCCAGCCGCACGTATAATCTGGGCATTATCCGGGAGTTTATTCAAGGGATCGCACGTCAATTCGGATTCAGCGACGATACGATAGGGGAAATCCAATTGGCCGTGGATGAAGCCTGTTCCAACGTAATCAAACACGCTTATCAATACGACAATAATAAAAAAATCGATATTATGGTCGAAACGAACGGCAGCAAGCTGACGATTATTATCAGCGACCGCGGCAAAGGTTTCGATCCAGGAAAACTCGAAACACCCGAACAGCGTCTCCAGAAGCATGCCCGCGGCGGTCTCGGTATCGCATTGATCAAGAAAGTGATGGACGAAGTATCGTTTGACATTCATCCCGGCAGCCGCAACGAAGTCCGCATGGTAAAATATATTTCCTGAAATTTCCTTCCATTTTAAATTCCAATTCTTTATTCTTTCCCAACGAATTTAGCCACTGAACACGATACCAAAACATTTGGATTCTAAAATTTATCTCAATGTGTTCTGAATTTCTGTGGCCGCTTTAACCAACGAATACAAAACATGCTAGACCTGAATCTTCTTGAGAGTCTGTCGGCTCTTACCGGAATTTTCCTCCTGTACCCGGAAACGCATTATGTTTTTCGGTTCTTGCCTTTCAGCCGTTATAAAAAAAGGGAACCGGAAATTCTGGCGGATGCGCCGTACCGGCTTGAACCCGGATTGGATCTGCCGCTGCTGGTGATGATCAAAGACGCCCATCGTTATCCGATTGAGCTTAAACGTTTGTTCGTCAAACTTTCAGGGCATGCATCCGAGCGAACGTTTGAAT of bacterium contains these proteins:
- a CDS encoding ATP-binding protein gives rise to the protein MNKNETNKFTLKIPSRTYNLGIIREFIQGIARQFGFSDDTIGEIQLAVDEACSNVIKHAYQYDNNKKIDIMVETNGSKLTIIISDRGKGFDPGKLETPEQRLQKHARGGLGIALIKKVMDEVSFDIHPGSRNEVRMVKYIS